One part of the Quercus lobata isolate SW786 chromosome 7, ValleyOak3.0 Primary Assembly, whole genome shotgun sequence genome encodes these proteins:
- the LOC115952729 gene encoding TBC1 domain family member 8B-like isoform X1, producing the protein MAELSFNLLHNLDPRRDAYGFALRPQHTQRYKEYAKIYKEEEGERSDKWKEFLERLAISDQPFSSDEEYKETLQVEATECKVETVLESEESDDSSGRKSISDGSKERDLEKEVHHSKETKTHEVQTWAQIRPSLGAIEIMMSSRILTRKDMIDEQKTISRDHLPSIEEAKSLEGASEEEFDEDVYVNATSDDNANAAGTVTAEVDEVSPKNLFPLKEEVEFLVRGGVPKDLRGEVWQAFVGVKTRRVERYYQNLLAQEANDGERREHEDSSGVPKKWKRQIEKDIPRTFPGHPALDDNGRNSLRRLLFAYARHNPSVGYCQAMNFFAGLLLLLMPEENAFWTLVGIIDDYFGGYYTEEMIESQVDQLVFEELMRERFPKLVNHLDYLGVQVAWISGPWFLSIFVNMLPWESVFRVWDVLLFEGNRVMLFRTALALMELYGPALVTTKDAGDAITLLQSLAGSTFDSSQLVLTACMGFLAVTEARLQELRTKHRPAVLVVVEERSKRGRVWKDSKGLASKLYSFKHDPVSLIEEKKSTEGGDNLADEDKSPLNGTTNLDGLLNSLSVDSELDSLPDLQEQVVWLKVELCRLLEEKRAAVLRAEELETALMEMVKQDNRRELSARVELLEQELAELKQALADKREQESAMLQVLMRVEQEQRVTEDARISAEQDAAAQRYAVHVLQERYEKALASIAEMEKRVVVAESMLEATLQYESGQSKAHASPRSTRNQDTPTRKTGLLSFGLGWRDRNKGKPTDVKESNLSHSPNEGMDPSSSEKETKNEQKET; encoded by the exons aTGGCGGAGCTGAGCTTCAATCTCCTCCACAATCTCGATCCCAGGAG GGATGCTTATGGATTTGCTTTGAGACCGCAACACACACAAAGATATAAAGAGTATGCTAAGATCTACAAG GAGGAGGAAGGGGAAAGATCAGATAAGTGGAAGGAATTCCTTGAACGACTTGCAATATCTGATCAACCGTTCTCGTCTGATGAGGAATATAAAGAGACATTACAGGTTGAAGCTACTGAGTGCAAAGTAGAGACTGTTTTAGAGAGTGAGGAAAGTGATGATTCAAGTGGTAGGAAGTCAATCTCTGATGGTTCGAAGGAAAGAGATCTTGAAAAGGAGGTGCATCATTCCAAAGAAACAAAGACGCATGAGGTCCAAACGTGGGCTCAAATAAGACCATCCCTTGGTGCCATTGAGATTATGATGAGTTCTCGAATTCTGACGAGAAAGGATATGATAGATGAGCAGAAAACTATAAGCAGGGATCATCTTCCATCTATAGAAGAGGCAAAATCCCTAGAAGGGGCTTCTGAAGAAGAATTTGACGAAGACGTTTATGTTAATGCCACATCGGATGACAATGCGAATGCTGCCGGGACAGTAACTGCAGAAGTTGATGAGGTCTCTcccaaaaatttatttcctttgaAAGAAGAAGTGGAGTTCCTAGTCCGTGGGGGAGTTCCCAAAGATCTCAGGGGAGAG GTTTGGCAAGCCTTTGTAGGTGTAAAGACACGGAGGGTGGAGAGATATTACCAGAATTTGCTGGCGCAAGAAGCTAATGATGGGGAACGCAGGGAGCATGAGGACTCATCTGGTGTACCCAAGAAATGGAAAAGGCAGATTGAGAAG GACATACCACGAACGTTCCCAGGTCATCCTGCTTTGGATGACAATGGTAGGAATTCCTTGAGGCGTCTGCTTTTTGCATATGCTCGACATAATCCCTCTGTTGGGTACTGTCAG GCAATGAATTTCTTTGCTGGTTTACTGCTTCTTTTGATGCCTGAGGAGAATGCCTTTTG GACTTTGGTAGGCATTATTGATGATTATTTTGGTGGCTACTATACGGAGGAAATGATTGAATCTCAG GTGGACCAACTTGTGTTTGAGGAACTGATGCGTGAAAGATTTCCTAAATTGG TTAATCATCTGGATTACTTGGGAGTGCAGGTAGCATGGATATCTGGACCCTGGTTCTTATCCATTTTTGTGAATATGCTTCCTTGGGAAAGTG TTTTTCGAGTTTGGGATGTTCTTCTATTCGAAGGAAATCGGGTTATGCTGTTTCGAACAGCACTTGCTTTAATGGAGTTATATG GTCCTGCTTTAGTTACAACTAAAGATGCTGGGGATGCAATTACTTTGTTGCAATCCCTTGCTGGCTCTACATTTGATAGTAGTCAGCTTGTTTTGACTGCCTGTATGGGTTTTTTGGCTGTAACTGAGGCTAGATTGCAAGAACTGAGAACAAAACATCGGCCAGCTGTACTAGTAGTAGTGGAAGAAAGATCAAAAAGGGGTCGAGTTTGGAAGGATTCTAAAGGGCTTGCATCTAAACTGTATAGTTTTAAGCATGATCCTGTATCActaatagaagaaaagaaatccACTGAAGGAGGTGATAATCTTGCAGATGAAGATAAATCTCCTTTAAACGGGACCACTAATTTGGATGGATTGCTTAATAGCCTAAGTGTTGATTCAGAATTAGATTCTCTACCAGATCTTCAAGAACAG GTGGTTTGGTTGAAGGTGGAATTGTGCAGGTTGCTGGAGGAGAAAAGAGCAGCTGTCCTCAG GGCTGAAGAGCTGGAAACAGCACTTATGGAGATGGTCAAACAAGATAATCGAAGGGAATTGAGCGCAAGG GTTGAGCTATTGGAGCAAGAGTTAGCAGAGCTAAAGCAAGCCCTTGCTGACAAGAGAGAACAAGAATCTGCAATGCTGCAG GTCCTCATGCGGGTAGAGCAAGAGCAAAGGGTTACTGAAGATGCTCGAATAAGTGCGGAGCAAGATGCAGCTGCCCAGAGATATGCGGTTCATGTGCTTCAG GAAAGATATGAGAAGGCTTTGGCTTCAATCGCTGAGATGGAAAAGAGGGTGGTTGTTGCAGAATCAATGTTGGAGGCTACCCTGCAATATGAATCTGGCCAATCGAAAGCACATGCTTCTCCACG GTCCACTCGTAATCAAGACACTCCCACAAGAAAGACAGGTCTATTGTCATTTGGACTTGGTTGGCGTGATAGAAACAAG GGCAAACCAACTGATGTTAAGGAGTCCAATTTAAGTCATTCCCCCAATGAGGGAATGGACCCAAGCTCGtcagagaaagaaacaaaaaacgaGCAGAAGGAAACTTAG
- the LOC115954205 gene encoding glutathione S-transferase L3-like isoform X1 codes for MAAATVNEHLPTPLDATSEPPPLFDGTTRLYISLSCPFAQRTWITRNYKVQGLYDKIKVVPINLQNRPAWYKEKVYPENKVPSLEHNGKVIGESLDLIKYIDSNFEGPSLLPNDHAKKQFAEDLIAYTDTFNKTVYTSFKGDTVKEAGPAFDHLENALSKFEDGPFFLGHEFSLADVAYIPFVERFQIVFSALWNYDITAGRPKLAKWIEEVDKIDAYKPTKTDPKELVEFYKARFLAQ; via the exons ATGGCTGCAGC AACCGTGAATGAGCACCTTCCCACACCCTTGGATGCCACTTCTGAACCACCTCCACTGTTTGATGGAACTACAAG gttgtACATCTCTCTTTCATGCCCATTTGCACAGCGCACGTGGATCACCAGGAACTATAAG GTGCAGGGATTATATGACAAGATTAAAGTAGTTCCAATTAACCTTCAAAATAGGCCTGCTTGGTACAAAGAGAAAGTGTACCCTGAAAACAAG GTACCCTCATTGGAACACAATGGAAAAGTTATTGGGGAGAGCCTTGATTTGATTAAATATATAGACAGCAACTTTGAAGGGCCTTCTCTTCTCCCCAAT gaTCATGCTAAAAAACAGTTCGCTGAAGATTTGATAGCCTACACCGATACCTTCAACAAGACAGTTTACACATCATTCAAAGGAGACACAGTTAAAGAAGCTG GTCCTGCTTTTGACCACCTAGAGAATGCTCTTAGTAAATTTGAAGATGGGCCTTTCTTCCTTGGCCATGAGTTCAGTTTG GCGGACGTAGCTTACATCCCGTTTGTTGAAAGATTCCAAATTGTCTTTTCAGCGTTGTGGAATTATGACATCACTGCAGGAAGGCCTAAACTTGCAAAGTGGATTGAG GAGGTAGACAAAATTGATGCTTATAAGCCAACAAAGACGGATCCCAAAGAGCTCGTTGAATTCTACAAGGCCCGCTTCTTG GCTCAGTAG
- the LOC115953221 gene encoding SNW/SKI-interacting protein A, which translates to MASLKDVLPPAKATTTLYYDHSNDPWFKQRFNFSETEKSSVIKQNPVPPYLKRAGFVPRKVEDFGDGGAFPEIHIAQYPLDMGRDRSSKPGSKILPVTVDAHGNVAYDAIVRQNENARKIVYSDHKDLIPKVLKNDSEENDDDDDDELQKEIEETTQETKAALEKIVNVRLSAAQPKNVPKQNSDSKFIKYKPSQQSVAFNSGAKERIIRMMEMPVDPLEPPKFKHKRVPKASGSPPVPVMHSPPRPVTVKDQQDWKIPPCISNWKNPKGYTIPLDKRLAADGRGLQDVQINDNFAKLSEALYVAEQKAREAVAMRSKVQKEMMMKEKERKEQELRALAQRARSERTGVAPPAAVPIPTEKNAMDNSDMRVDYEHAREREKDMPKESREEREERMRREKIREERRRERERERRLEAKDAAMGKKSKITRDRDRDISEKVALGMASAGAGRGGEVMYDQRLFNQEKGMDSGFATDDQYNVYDKGLFTAQPTLSTLYRPKKDVDAEIYGGADEQLEKIVKTDRFKPDKGFGGASEKAAPRDGPLEFEQVAEEADPFGLDQFLTEVKKGKKALDKVGSGGTMKASAGSSMRDGYDGGSSRTRIGFERGR; encoded by the coding sequence atgGCTTCTTTGAAGGATGTTCTTCCGCCAGCCAAAGCGACCACGACTTTGTATTATGATCATTCGAATGATCCATGGTTCAAGCAGAGGTTTAACTTCTCTGAAACGGAGAAGTCTAGTGTTATTAAGCAGAATCCTGTTCCTCCTTATTTGAAGCGTGCGGGTTTTGTTCCCCGAAAAGTAGAGGATTTCGGGGATGGGGGTGCATTTCCGGAGATCCATATTGCACAGTACCCGCTTGACATGGGTAGGGACAGATCATCGAAGCCTGGATCGAAGATTCTTCCTGTTACTGTTGATGCCCATGGCAATGTTGCCTATGATGCGATTGTGAGGCAGAATGAGAATGCCCGCAAGATTGTTTACTCAGATCATAAAGATCTTATTCCAaaggttttgaaaaatgatagtGAAGAgaacgatgatgatgatgatgatgagctGCAGAAAGAGATTGAGGAGACAACCCAAGAGACAAAAGCTGCACTTGAAAAGATTGTGAATGTGAGGTTGAGTGCGGCACAACCAAAAAATGTGCCAAAACAGAATTCTGACTCAAAGTTTATAAAGTATAAGCCGTCACAGCAATCAGTTGCATTCAACTCAGGTGCTAAAGAGAGAATAATCAGGATGATGGAGATGCCCGTGGATCCGCTTGAGCCACCTAAGTTCAAGCATAAGCGTGTTCCAAAGGCGTCTGGGTCCCCACCTGTGCCAGTGATGCATTCTCCTCCTAGGCCAGTGACCGTGAAGGACCAACAGGATTGGAAAATCCCACCTTGCATTTCAAATTGGAAGAACCCAAAAGGTTATACAATTCCTCTTGATAAACGTCTTGCAGCTGATGGCAGGGGCCTTCAAGATGTCCAGATCAATGATAATTTTGCAAAGCTTTCAGAAGCATTGTATGTTGCAGAGCAGAAGGCTCGAGAAGCTGTAGCAATGAGATCAAAGGTTCAAAAGGAGATgatgatgaaggagaaggaacgGAAAGAACAGGAGCTGAGGGCACTAGCTCAAAGGGCACGCTCGGAGAGAACTGGTGTGGCACCCCCTGCTGCTGTTCCAATCCCCACTGAGAAGAATGCAATGGATAACTCTGATATGAGAGTCGATTATGAGCATGCaagggaaagagagaaggatATGCCTAAGGAGTCGAGGGAGGAAAGGGAAGAACGCATGCGGCGTGAAAAAATTCGAGAGGAGCGACGTCGagaaagggagagggagagaaggttGGAAGCCAAGGATGCTGCTATGGGGAAGAAGAGCAAGATCACAAGAGATAGAGATCGTGATATTAGTGAGAAGGTTGCTCTTGGCATGGCTTCTGCTGGAGCAGGAAGAGGAGGAGAGGTTATGTATGACCAAAGACTTTTTAACCAGGAGAAAGGAATGGACTCAGGATTTGCAACTGATGACCAGTACAATGTGTATGACAAGGGCTTGTTTACTGCTCAGCCAACACTTTCAACTTTATACAGGCCAAAGAAAGATGTCGATGCAGAGATTTATGGTGGCGCAGATGAGCAATTGGAGAAGATCGTGAAGACTGACCGCTTCAAGCCGGATAAGGGCTTTGGAGGGGCATCTGAAAAGGCTGCTCCAAGAGATGGACCACTTGAGTTTGAGCAGGTGGCTGAAGAGGCAGATCCATTTGGACTGGATCAGTTCTTGACAGAGGTGAAGAAGGGTAAGAAAGCCCTCGATAAAGTTGGTAGTGGTGGGACTATGAAAGCAAGTGCTGGATCTTCAATGAGAGATGGCTATGACGGAGGTTCCAGTAGAACTCGCATTGGATTTGAAAGAGGgcgttaa
- the LOC115952729 gene encoding TBC1 domain family member 8B-like isoform X2 has product MAELSFNLLHNLDPRRDAYGFALRPQHTQRYKEYAKIYKEEEGERSDKWKEFLERLAISDQPFSSDEEYKETLQVEATECKVETVLESEESDDSSGRKSISDGSKERDLEKEVHHSKETKTHEVQTWAQIRPSLGAIEIMMSSRILTRKDMIDEQKTISRDHLPSIEEAKSLEGASEEEFDEDVYVNATSDDNANAAGTVTAEVDEVSPKNLFPLKEEVEFLVRGGVPKDLRGEVWQAFVGVKTRRVERYYQNLLAQEANDGERREHEDSSGVPKKWKRQIEKDIPRTFPGHPALDDNGRNSLRRLLFAYARHNPSVGYCQAMNFFAGLLLLLMPEENAFWTLVGIIDDYFGGYYTEEMIESQVDQLVFEELMRERFPKLVNHLDYLGVQVAWISGPWFLSIFVNMLPWESGPALVTTKDAGDAITLLQSLAGSTFDSSQLVLTACMGFLAVTEARLQELRTKHRPAVLVVVEERSKRGRVWKDSKGLASKLYSFKHDPVSLIEEKKSTEGGDNLADEDKSPLNGTTNLDGLLNSLSVDSELDSLPDLQEQVVWLKVELCRLLEEKRAAVLRAEELETALMEMVKQDNRRELSARVELLEQELAELKQALADKREQESAMLQVLMRVEQEQRVTEDARISAEQDAAAQRYAVHVLQERYEKALASIAEMEKRVVVAESMLEATLQYESGQSKAHASPRSTRNQDTPTRKTGLLSFGLGWRDRNKGKPTDVKESNLSHSPNEGMDPSSSEKETKNEQKET; this is encoded by the exons aTGGCGGAGCTGAGCTTCAATCTCCTCCACAATCTCGATCCCAGGAG GGATGCTTATGGATTTGCTTTGAGACCGCAACACACACAAAGATATAAAGAGTATGCTAAGATCTACAAG GAGGAGGAAGGGGAAAGATCAGATAAGTGGAAGGAATTCCTTGAACGACTTGCAATATCTGATCAACCGTTCTCGTCTGATGAGGAATATAAAGAGACATTACAGGTTGAAGCTACTGAGTGCAAAGTAGAGACTGTTTTAGAGAGTGAGGAAAGTGATGATTCAAGTGGTAGGAAGTCAATCTCTGATGGTTCGAAGGAAAGAGATCTTGAAAAGGAGGTGCATCATTCCAAAGAAACAAAGACGCATGAGGTCCAAACGTGGGCTCAAATAAGACCATCCCTTGGTGCCATTGAGATTATGATGAGTTCTCGAATTCTGACGAGAAAGGATATGATAGATGAGCAGAAAACTATAAGCAGGGATCATCTTCCATCTATAGAAGAGGCAAAATCCCTAGAAGGGGCTTCTGAAGAAGAATTTGACGAAGACGTTTATGTTAATGCCACATCGGATGACAATGCGAATGCTGCCGGGACAGTAACTGCAGAAGTTGATGAGGTCTCTcccaaaaatttatttcctttgaAAGAAGAAGTGGAGTTCCTAGTCCGTGGGGGAGTTCCCAAAGATCTCAGGGGAGAG GTTTGGCAAGCCTTTGTAGGTGTAAAGACACGGAGGGTGGAGAGATATTACCAGAATTTGCTGGCGCAAGAAGCTAATGATGGGGAACGCAGGGAGCATGAGGACTCATCTGGTGTACCCAAGAAATGGAAAAGGCAGATTGAGAAG GACATACCACGAACGTTCCCAGGTCATCCTGCTTTGGATGACAATGGTAGGAATTCCTTGAGGCGTCTGCTTTTTGCATATGCTCGACATAATCCCTCTGTTGGGTACTGTCAG GCAATGAATTTCTTTGCTGGTTTACTGCTTCTTTTGATGCCTGAGGAGAATGCCTTTTG GACTTTGGTAGGCATTATTGATGATTATTTTGGTGGCTACTATACGGAGGAAATGATTGAATCTCAG GTGGACCAACTTGTGTTTGAGGAACTGATGCGTGAAAGATTTCCTAAATTGG TTAATCATCTGGATTACTTGGGAGTGCAGGTAGCATGGATATCTGGACCCTGGTTCTTATCCATTTTTGTGAATATGCTTCCTTGGGAAAGTG GTCCTGCTTTAGTTACAACTAAAGATGCTGGGGATGCAATTACTTTGTTGCAATCCCTTGCTGGCTCTACATTTGATAGTAGTCAGCTTGTTTTGACTGCCTGTATGGGTTTTTTGGCTGTAACTGAGGCTAGATTGCAAGAACTGAGAACAAAACATCGGCCAGCTGTACTAGTAGTAGTGGAAGAAAGATCAAAAAGGGGTCGAGTTTGGAAGGATTCTAAAGGGCTTGCATCTAAACTGTATAGTTTTAAGCATGATCCTGTATCActaatagaagaaaagaaatccACTGAAGGAGGTGATAATCTTGCAGATGAAGATAAATCTCCTTTAAACGGGACCACTAATTTGGATGGATTGCTTAATAGCCTAAGTGTTGATTCAGAATTAGATTCTCTACCAGATCTTCAAGAACAG GTGGTTTGGTTGAAGGTGGAATTGTGCAGGTTGCTGGAGGAGAAAAGAGCAGCTGTCCTCAG GGCTGAAGAGCTGGAAACAGCACTTATGGAGATGGTCAAACAAGATAATCGAAGGGAATTGAGCGCAAGG GTTGAGCTATTGGAGCAAGAGTTAGCAGAGCTAAAGCAAGCCCTTGCTGACAAGAGAGAACAAGAATCTGCAATGCTGCAG GTCCTCATGCGGGTAGAGCAAGAGCAAAGGGTTACTGAAGATGCTCGAATAAGTGCGGAGCAAGATGCAGCTGCCCAGAGATATGCGGTTCATGTGCTTCAG GAAAGATATGAGAAGGCTTTGGCTTCAATCGCTGAGATGGAAAAGAGGGTGGTTGTTGCAGAATCAATGTTGGAGGCTACCCTGCAATATGAATCTGGCCAATCGAAAGCACATGCTTCTCCACG GTCCACTCGTAATCAAGACACTCCCACAAGAAAGACAGGTCTATTGTCATTTGGACTTGGTTGGCGTGATAGAAACAAG GGCAAACCAACTGATGTTAAGGAGTCCAATTTAAGTCATTCCCCCAATGAGGGAATGGACCCAAGCTCGtcagagaaagaaacaaaaaacgaGCAGAAGGAAACTTAG
- the LOC115954205 gene encoding glutathione S-transferase L3-like isoform X2 codes for MAAATVNEHLPTPLDATSEPPPLFDGTTRLYISLSCPFAQRTWITRNYKGLYDKIKVVPINLQNRPAWYKEKVYPENKVPSLEHNGKVIGESLDLIKYIDSNFEGPSLLPNDHAKKQFAEDLIAYTDTFNKTVYTSFKGDTVKEAGPAFDHLENALSKFEDGPFFLGHEFSLADVAYIPFVERFQIVFSALWNYDITAGRPKLAKWIEEVDKIDAYKPTKTDPKELVEFYKARFLAQ; via the exons ATGGCTGCAGC AACCGTGAATGAGCACCTTCCCACACCCTTGGATGCCACTTCTGAACCACCTCCACTGTTTGATGGAACTACAAG gttgtACATCTCTCTTTCATGCCCATTTGCACAGCGCACGTGGATCACCAGGAACTATAAG GGATTATATGACAAGATTAAAGTAGTTCCAATTAACCTTCAAAATAGGCCTGCTTGGTACAAAGAGAAAGTGTACCCTGAAAACAAG GTACCCTCATTGGAACACAATGGAAAAGTTATTGGGGAGAGCCTTGATTTGATTAAATATATAGACAGCAACTTTGAAGGGCCTTCTCTTCTCCCCAAT gaTCATGCTAAAAAACAGTTCGCTGAAGATTTGATAGCCTACACCGATACCTTCAACAAGACAGTTTACACATCATTCAAAGGAGACACAGTTAAAGAAGCTG GTCCTGCTTTTGACCACCTAGAGAATGCTCTTAGTAAATTTGAAGATGGGCCTTTCTTCCTTGGCCATGAGTTCAGTTTG GCGGACGTAGCTTACATCCCGTTTGTTGAAAGATTCCAAATTGTCTTTTCAGCGTTGTGGAATTATGACATCACTGCAGGAAGGCCTAAACTTGCAAAGTGGATTGAG GAGGTAGACAAAATTGATGCTTATAAGCCAACAAAGACGGATCCCAAAGAGCTCGTTGAATTCTACAAGGCCCGCTTCTTG GCTCAGTAG
- the LOC115952114 gene encoding uncharacterized protein LOC115952114 translates to MKILAWNCRGFGNRRAVQELVEIVQAQDPMIVFLSETWSSTEHMRWVKNQIFFDGCFTVSNDDRGGGLALLWKTGVDVWVDSFSKYHIDSIVHGGSENAWRLTGFYGEPDTGRRNEGWNMLQMLSSKPKLPWCVLGDFNELLEVQEKRGGVPRAHYLMQNFRDVLDLCGFVDLGYSGPDFTWHGRRRGEWIWERLDRGIANYEWLTRFPTGRVKHLNCFTSDHRPILLSLDGCMEYQKWRRKPFRFEAMWSSDPECKEVIERAWDCAPNGNPMFVAATKIKRCKKQLKTWSRVHFGNVKQQIKQATNQLWQAEEVSARTGEHEEVIKIKKELNSLYDKEEKMWQ, encoded by the coding sequence ATGAAAATCTTAGCATGGAACTGCAGGGGGTTTGGGAACCGGCGTGCAGTTCAAGAGCTTGTCGAAATAGTACAAGCACAAGATCCCATGATTGTGTTTTTGTCAGAAACATGGTCATCTACGGAGCATATGAGATGGGtaaaaaatcagattttctTTGATGGGTGTTTTACGGTTTCAAATGATGATAGGGGAGGGGGTTTAGCTTTGTTGTGGAAAACAGGGGTGGATGTGTGGGTGGATAGTTTCTCTAAGTATCATATTGATTCTATTGTGCATGGGGGTTCAGAGAATGCTTGGAGGTTGACTGGGTTTTATGGGGAGCCTGATACAGGTCGACGGAATGAGGGGTGGAACATGCTTCAAATGCTTAGCTCTAAACCAAAGCTTCCTTGGTGTGTTTTAggtgattttaatgagttgCTTGAGGTACAAGAGAAGAGAGGTGGGGTCCCTCGAGCACACTATTTGATGCAAAATTTTCGTGATGTGTTGGACCTTTGTGGATTTGTTGATTTGGGATATTCGGGTCCAGATTTCACTTGGCACGGTAGGCGTAGGGGGGAGTGGATTTGGGAAAGATTAGATAGAGGTATTGCAAATTATGAATGGTTGACTCGGTTCCCTACAGGAAGGGTGAAGCATTTGAATTGCTTTACATCAGATCATCGGccaattcttctttctttggatgGGTGTATGGAGTACCAAAAGTGGCGTCGAAAGCCTTTTCGGTTTGAAGCAATGTGGAGTTCAGACCCTGAGTGTAAGGAGGTGATAGAAAGGGCTTGGGATTGTGCTCCTAATGGTAATCCAATGTTTGTGGCTGCCACTAAAATTAAAAGATGCAAGAAACAGTTAAAGACCTGGAGTCGGGTCCATTTTGGCAATGTGAAGCAACAGATAAAGCAAGCAACGAATCAATTATGGCAAGCTGAAGAGGTTTCGGCCAGGACTGGGGAGCATGAGGAGGTTATCAAGATTAAAAAGGAATTGAATTCACTTTATGATAAAGAGGAGAAGATGTGGCAATAG